A genome region from Macaca nemestrina isolate mMacNem1 chromosome 15, mMacNem.hap1, whole genome shotgun sequence includes the following:
- the LOC105486771 gene encoding thrombomodulin: MDWSGCRHPRPALLCSGTAQSQCQRFPRRLHAVRLGNMLGVLLLGVLTLAGPGFPAPVEPQPGGSQCVEHDCFALYPGPATFLDASQICNRLGGHLMTVRSSVAADVISLLLSGDRGVSRRLWIGLQLPPGCGDPKPLGPLRGFEWVTRDNNTSYSRWARLDLNGAPPCGPLCVAVSAAGATAPGEPVWEEQQCDVKADGFLCEFYFPATCRPLAVEPGAATAAVSITYGTPFAARGADFQALPVGSSAAVAPLGLELMCAAPPKAVQGHWAREAPGAWDCSVEKGGCEHACSTIAGAPRCLCPAGAALQADGRSCTHSCNNLCEHFCVPNPDKPDSYSCMCETGYRLAADQHRCEDVDDCLLVPSPCPQRCVNKQGGFECHCKPGYDLVDGECVEPVDPCFKANCEYQCQPLNQTSYLCVCAEGFAPIPHEPHRCQMFCNQTACPADCDPNTRGNCECPDGYILDDGFMCSDIDECENGGYCSGVCLNLPGTFECICGPDSARVRLIGKDCDSAEVDGGDDGSGEPPRGPTPGCTSSPPVVGRVHSGVLIGISIASLCLVVALLALLCHLRKKQGAARAKMEYKCAAPSKEVVLQSVRTERKPQRL; this comes from the coding sequence ATGGACTGGAGCGGCTGTCGTCATCCGCGTCCTGCGCTCCTCTGCTCCGGCACGGCCCAGTCTCAGTGCCAGCGCTTTCCTCGGCGCCTGCACGCTGTGCGCCTGGGTAACATGCTCGGGGTCCTGCTCCTTGGCGTGCTGACCCTGGCCGGCCCGGGGTTCCCCGCACCCGTAGAACCGCAGCCCGGTGGCAGCCAGTGCGTGGAGCACGACTGCTTCGCGCTCTACCCGGGCCCCGCGACTTTCCTCGATGCCAGTCAGATCTGCAATAGACTGGGGGGCCACCTAATGACAGTGCgctcctcagtggctgccgatgtCATTTCCTTGCTACTGAGCGGCGACCGCGGCGTTAGCCGGCGCCTCTGGATCGGCCTTCAGCTGCCACCCGGCTGCGGCGACCCCAAGCCCCTCGGGCCCCTGCGCGGTTTCGAGTGGGTTACGCGAGACAACAACACCAGCTACAGCAGGTGGGCGCGGCTCGACCTCAATGGGGCTCCCCCCTGCGGCCCGTTGTGCGTCGCTGTCTCCGCTGCTggggccactgcgcccggcgagCCGGTCTGGGAGGAGCAGCAGTGCGATGTGAAGGCCGATGGCTTCCTCTGCGAGTTCTACTTCCCAGCTACCTGCAGGCCCCTGGCTGTGGAGCCCGGCGCCGCGACTGCTGCTGTCTCCATCACCTACGGCACCCCGTTTGCGGCCCGCGGAGCGGACTTCCAGGCGCTGCCGGTGGGCAGCTCCGCCGCGGTGGCGCCCCTCGGCTTAGAGCTGATGTGCGCCGCGCCGCCCAAAGCGGTCCAGGGGCACTGGGCTAGGGAGGCGCCGGGCGCTTGGGACTGCAGCGTGGAGAAGGGCGGCTGCGAGCACGCGTGCAGTACGATCGCAGGGGCTCCCCGCTGCCTGTGCCCAGCCGGCGCCGCCCTGCAGGCAGACGGCCGCTCCTGCACGCACTCCTGCAACAACCTCTGTGAGCACTTCTGCGTTCCCAACCCGGACAAGCCGGACTCCTACTCGTGCATGTGCGAGACGGGCTACCGGCTGGCGGCCGACCAACACCGGTGCGAGGACGTGGATGACTGCTTGCTGGTGCCCAGTCCGTGCCCACAGCGCTGTGTCAACAAACAGGGTGGCTTCGAGTGCCACTGCAAACCTGGCTACGACCTGGTGGACGGCGAGTGTGTGGAGCCCGTGGACCCGTGCTTCAAAGCCAACTGCGAGTACCAGTGCCAGCCCTTGAACCAAACAAGCTACCTCTGCGTCTGCGCGGAGGGCTTCGCGCCCATTCCCCACGAGCCGCACAGGTGTCAGATGTTTTGCAACCAGACTGCCTGTCCAGCCGACTGCGACCCCAACACCCGGGGTAACTGTGAGTGCCCTGACGGCTACATCCTGGACGACGGTTTCATGTGCTCGGACATCGACGAGTGTGAAAACGGCGGCTACTGCTCTGGGGTGTGCCTCAATCTCCCCGGTACCTTCGAGTGCATCTGCGGGCCCGACTCGGCCCGTGTCCGCCTGATTGGCAAAGACTGTGACTCCGCCGAGGTGGATGGTGGTGACGACGGCTCTGGGGAGCCCCCCCGAGGCCCGACGCCCGGCTGCACCTCGAGTCCCCCGGTCGTGGGGCGCGTGCATTCGGGCGTGCTCATAGGCATTTCCATCGCGAGCCTGTGCCTGGTGGTGGCGCTTTTGGCGCTCCTCTGCCACCTGCGCAAGAAGCAGGGCGCCGCCAGGGCCAAGATGGAGTACAAGTGCGCGGCCCCTTCCAAGGAGGTAGTGCTGCAGTCCGTGCGGACCGAGCGGAAGCCGCAGAGACTCTGA